A part of Bacteroidota bacterium genomic DNA contains:
- a CDS encoding universal stress protein has translation MINSEGLRFVMRVAKVKSLNSCTNQKTIIMQEGKKNNTILVPTDFSKVADNAMHHAVAIAKTYGNEILLLHIVEESFLGSLFGSKNNIKEGLVGQMLQDKLNEVCKNIMETSGVKANGIIREGRIYKTILEVAGEIDCDSIVMGTMGAEGLGQITGSNSSRVISQAEVPVVVVKEKQIGEGYKNIVFPVDLTLESKQKTWWAIHLAKKFDSTIHIIGEHESDQFLRNKLLANLKAIEEVLIKNNVKFTSKILDDEKYPGKFYLDTLQFADEINADLIMIMTQQEKGFSEFLIGSYAQQIVNYHSSVPVMCIVPRNTGLVPIGWSGF, from the coding sequence ATGATTAATTCTGAAGGGCTGAGATTTGTCATGCGCGTTGCTAAGGTAAAATCTTTAAATTCGTGCACAAACCAAAAAACTATAATTATGCAAGAAGGGAAAAAAAATAACACCATACTGGTTCCCACAGACTTTTCAAAGGTGGCTGACAATGCAATGCACCACGCTGTAGCCATAGCTAAAACCTACGGAAACGAAATTTTGCTGCTGCACATTGTTGAAGAGAGTTTCTTAGGTTCCCTTTTCGGCTCAAAAAACAACATTAAAGAAGGGCTTGTAGGCCAAATGTTGCAAGATAAATTGAACGAAGTTTGCAAAAATATTATGGAAACCAGCGGTGTGAAAGCCAACGGGATTATCCGTGAAGGCCGTATATACAAAACAATTTTAGAGGTTGCCGGTGAGATTGATTGCGATAGTATTGTAATGGGTACTATGGGTGCTGAAGGTTTGGGACAAATAACAGGAAGTAACTCATCGCGAGTAATTTCGCAAGCCGAAGTGCCTGTAGTTGTTGTAAAAGAAAAACAAATAGGCGAAGGATATAAAAACATTGTTTTCCCTGTGGATTTAACCTTGGAAAGCAAACAAAAAACATGGTGGGCCATCCATTTGGCTAAGAAATTTGATTCTACCATTCACATTATCGGTGAGCATGAAAGCGACCAGTTTTTGCGCAACAAATTGTTGGCTAACCTGAAAGCTATTGAAGAGGTGTTGATTAAAAACAATGTGAAGTTTACCAGCAAGATATTGGACGATGAGAAATACCCCGGTAAGTTTTATTTAGATACCCTGCAATTTGCTGACGAAATAAACGCCGACCTTATTATGATTATGACCCAACAAGAAAAAGGCTTTAGCGAGTTTTTGATTGGTTCATACGCACAACAGATTGTAAACTACCACTCAAGCGTACCCGTAATGTGTATCGTGCCCCGTAACACAGGCTTGGTGCCCATTGGTTGGTCAGGTTTCTAA
- a CDS encoding bifunctional riboflavin kinase/FAD synthetase yields MKVYRSLEEFEPLANAVVTQGTFDGVHIGHQKILDRVRNIAAQKGGESVLLTFFPHPRMVLQPDDNTLRLLSTTEEKIERLRKAGIDHLLVIPFTLEFSRQSSMQFVRDVLVNTIGVKTLVIGYDHRFGKNREGSMEDLHELGQVYGFEVEEIPPQDIDDVTVSSTKIRNALQESEVDVAAKFLGYHYPISGKVVAGNSLGKTIGFPTANIVVEETYKLIPNDGVYAVRVIVDGEIYGGMANMGKQPTFDNRNHAFEVHIFDFNADIYGRIIRVEFVAHLRSEMKFSGVDALIAQLKQDENTARNVLTIDENRKLA; encoded by the coding sequence ATGAAAGTTTACCGAAGCCTTGAAGAGTTTGAACCGTTGGCCAATGCTGTAGTTACGCAGGGCACTTTTGACGGGGTACATATAGGCCACCAAAAAATCTTAGACCGTGTGCGCAATATTGCCGCCCAAAAAGGTGGCGAAAGCGTGCTGCTTACCTTTTTTCCGCACCCGCGTATGGTGTTGCAGCCTGATGATAATACACTACGCTTGCTTAGCACTACCGAAGAAAAAATTGAACGCTTGCGCAAAGCAGGTATCGACCATTTGCTGGTGATACCTTTTACCCTTGAGTTTTCTCGCCAGTCATCAATGCAGTTTGTGCGGGATGTGCTGGTAAATACTATCGGGGTGAAAACCCTCGTTATTGGATACGACCATCGTTTTGGCAAAAACCGTGAAGGAAGCATGGAAGATTTGCACGAGCTGGGGCAGGTGTATGGTTTTGAGGTAGAAGAAATACCCCCGCAGGATATTGACGATGTAACCGTAAGCTCTACCAAAATACGCAATGCCTTGCAAGAGAGCGAAGTGGACGTGGCCGCAAAGTTTTTGGGCTATCATTATCCCATAAGTGGCAAGGTAGTTGCCGGTAACAGCCTGGGTAAAACCATCGGGTTTCCTACGGCTAATATAGTGGTGGAGGAAACCTATAAGCTGATACCCAACGATGGTGTGTATGCGGTGCGGGTGATTGTGGACGGGGAGATTTACGGTGGGATGGCAAACATGGGTAAACAACCTACGTTTGATAACCGTAACCACGCATTTGAAGTTCATATTTTTGATTTTAATGCCGATATTTATGGCAGGATTATAAGGGTTGAGTTTGTGGCGCACTTGCGCAGCGAAATGAAGTTTAGCGGGGTAGATGCCCTAATTGCCCAACTGAAGCAGGATGAAAATACTGCCCGAAACGTTTTGACAATTGATGAGAATAGAAAACTGGCTTAA
- the fabG gene encoding 3-oxoacyl-[acyl-carrier-protein] reductase, with amino-acid sequence MKLLENKVALITGASRGIGRGIAEKFAEQGCNIAFSFASSVEKARAFEAELAEKYGVKAKGYQSDAAVYTQAEELVNNVLADFGQLDALINNAGITRDTLLMRMTEEQWDEVINTNLKSVFNLTKASLKPFLKQKKGSIINMTSVVGVMGNAGQANYAASKAGMIGFTKSIAKELGSRNIRCNSVAPGFIETEMTAALDPEVVKGWADAIPLKRGGTTEDVANLCLFLASDMSTYITGQTINVDGGMLM; translated from the coding sequence ATGAAATTATTGGAAAATAAAGTAGCCCTCATTACAGGTGCTTCTCGCGGGATAGGACGCGGAATTGCTGAAAAATTTGCCGAGCAAGGCTGCAATATTGCTTTCTCGTTTGCATCAAGTGTTGAAAAAGCCCGTGCTTTTGAAGCAGAGCTTGCCGAAAAATACGGTGTAAAGGCCAAAGGCTACCAAAGCGATGCTGCAGTATATACACAAGCCGAAGAGTTGGTGAACAATGTATTGGCTGATTTCGGTCAATTGGATGCACTGATTAACAACGCAGGGATTACCCGCGATACCTTGTTGATGCGTATGACCGAAGAGCAATGGGACGAGGTAATAAACACCAACCTTAAATCAGTATTCAACCTTACCAAAGCTTCATTAAAACCCTTCTTAAAGCAAAAGAAAGGCTCAATCATTAACATGACCTCAGTAGTAGGTGTGATGGGTAATGCGGGACAAGCCAACTATGCCGCCTCAAAAGCAGGTATGATTGGTTTTACCAAATCAATAGCCAAAGAATTAGGCAGCCGCAACATCCGTTGCAATTCGGTTGCTCCCGGTTTTATTGAAACTGAAATGACTGCTGCGCTTGACCCCGAAGTAGTAAAAGGCTGGGCCGATGCAATTCCTTTGAAACGCGGCGGAACTACCGAAGATGTAGCCAACCTGTGCCTGTTTTTGGCCAGCGATATGAGTACGTATATTACCGGCCAAACCATTAACGTGGACGGTGGTATGCTGATGTAA
- a CDS encoding aminodeoxychorismate synthase component I — MVSTEVLTTFKQRLYAYANRFETSVCLDSNSNKAACNYNRFEMLAGIGAKAILKLENTEGAFEQLKRFQTQHNDWLLGYLGYDLKNGLEKLSSENADGLGFPTLFFFVPQQLVSIKGNEVEIMADAPQAVYDAIMASEVGYESNRQHITFTPRISQENYIKKVESVRQHIEEGDVYEMNLCMEFFAENASISPLHTYLDLLAISPVPFAAFGKFEGERYALSASPERFLMKDGSKLISQPIKGTAKRGSTTDEDETMKRNLRNSIKEMAENVMIVDLVRNDFARSAVAGTVKVEELFGIYTFPQVHQMISTVTAQLKEGEHWADAIARAFPMGSMTGAPKVMAMQLIERYEESKRGLFSGAMGYITPQGDFDFNVMIRSLLYNAANGYLSYHVGGAITYDSIPQEEFDECMLKALAINSLWGGKI; from the coding sequence ATAGTATCTACGGAAGTACTCACTACCTTTAAACAGCGGTTGTATGCCTATGCAAACCGTTTTGAGACCTCGGTGTGTTTGGATAGCAACAGCAACAAAGCTGCCTGCAACTATAACCGTTTCGAAATGCTGGCCGGCATAGGAGCCAAAGCAATATTGAAGCTGGAAAATACCGAGGGGGCTTTTGAACAGCTAAAACGGTTTCAGACACAGCACAACGATTGGCTACTGGGTTATTTAGGCTATGACTTAAAAAACGGCTTAGAAAAGCTATCGTCAGAAAATGCCGATGGGTTGGGCTTCCCTACTCTCTTCTTTTTTGTACCGCAGCAATTAGTCTCCATTAAAGGAAACGAAGTTGAAATTATGGCCGATGCCCCCCAAGCAGTGTATGATGCCATAATGGCGAGTGAAGTTGGCTACGAAAGCAACCGACAGCATATTACGTTTACCCCCCGCATCAGTCAAGAGAATTATATTAAAAAAGTAGAGAGCGTACGCCAACACATTGAAGAAGGTGATGTGTATGAGATGAACCTGTGCATGGAGTTTTTTGCTGAAAATGCTTCTATAAGTCCCCTGCACACCTATTTAGATTTACTTGCCATCTCACCCGTACCCTTTGCCGCCTTTGGTAAGTTTGAAGGCGAACGATACGCACTAAGCGCCAGCCCCGAACGATTTTTGATGAAAGACGGCAGCAAACTTATTTCACAGCCCATCAAAGGGACGGCCAAACGTGGCAGTACTACCGATGAAGATGAAACGATGAAGCGAAACCTGCGCAATTCTATCAAAGAGATGGCTGAAAATGTGATGATAGTAGATTTGGTACGCAACGATTTCGCCCGCAGTGCTGTTGCTGGTACGGTGAAAGTAGAAGAACTGTTCGGCATTTATACCTTCCCCCAAGTACACCAAATGATTTCAACCGTAACTGCACAACTGAAAGAAGGTGAACATTGGGCAGATGCCATTGCAAGGGCTTTCCCGATGGGCTCTATGACGGGTGCGCCCAAAGTAATGGCCATGCAGTTGATTGAACGGTACGAAGAAAGTAAAAGAGGCTTGTTTTCAGGAGCAATGGGCTACATCACCCCGCAAGGCGATTTTGATTTTAATGTAATGATACGTTCATTGCTGTATAACGCCGCTAACGGCTATTTATCCTACCACGTAGGCGGTGCTATTACCTACGATTCTATTCCGCAAGAAGAATTCGACGAATGCATGTTGAAGGCTTTGGCAATTAACAGTTTGTGGGGTGGGAAAATTTAA
- a CDS encoding DNA-3-methyladenine glycosylase I, which yields MHRCNWTQNDELMNRYHDEEWGVPLHDDRKHFEFLVLDAFQAGLSWKTILHRRENFRSAFHNFDPEIIAKYGEEDVGRLLADAGIIRNKLKINAAVTNAQQFLRLQKQHGSFDAYIWQFTGHKTLQNSWETSGHIPAKTVESDAMSKALQKEGFKFVGSTICYAYMQAAGMVNDHILPCFRYGQVNNMP from the coding sequence ATGCACCGTTGCAATTGGACACAAAACGATGAATTGATGAACCGCTACCACGATGAGGAGTGGGGTGTGCCGCTGCACGACGACCGCAAGCACTTTGAGTTTTTGGTGTTGGATGCTTTTCAGGCGGGTTTGAGTTGGAAAACCATTTTGCACCGCCGCGAAAACTTTCGCAGCGCGTTTCACAATTTTGACCCTGAAATAATAGCAAAGTATGGCGAAGAGGATGTAGGCCGCTTGCTGGCCGATGCGGGTATTATCCGCAATAAACTTAAAATAAATGCGGCGGTTACCAATGCGCAACAGTTTTTGCGCTTGCAAAAACAACACGGCAGTTTTGATGCGTACATCTGGCAGTTTACAGGGCACAAAACCCTGCAAAACAGTTGGGAAACCTCAGGCCACATCCCTGCTAAAACCGTCGAAAGCGATGCCATGAGCAAAGCCCTGCAAAAAGAAGGGTTTAAGTTTGTAGGCTCAACCATTTGCTATGCCTATATGCAGGCTGCCGGAATGGTAAACGACCATATTTTACCCTGTTTCCGTTACGGGCAAGTAAACAATATGCCTTAA
- a CDS encoding O-methyltransferase gives MDFLDPKINQYAEDHTSPENSVLQALNRETYANVLMPRMLSGHIQGRILAMISKMLRPRRILEIGTYTGYSALCFAEGLTEDGVLHTIDINEELETMVRNYINQAGLENKIKFHIGNALEIIPTLDETFDLVFLDADKENYAAYYDLVIDKLSTGGIIVADNVLWSGKVLDEKELAKDVETKALNEFNKKVLADLRVENVLMPVRDGLNVIRKK, from the coding sequence ATGGATTTCTTAGACCCAAAAATCAACCAGTACGCCGAAGACCACACCAGCCCTGAGAACTCAGTATTGCAGGCGCTGAACCGTGAAACGTATGCCAACGTACTGATGCCCCGTATGCTTAGCGGGCACATACAAGGCCGCATACTTGCTATGATTAGCAAAATGCTGCGTCCCCGCCGTATTTTAGAAATCGGCACCTACACAGGTTACAGCGCTTTGTGCTTTGCCGAGGGACTTACCGAAGACGGTGTTCTGCATACCATTGATATCAACGAGGAGTTGGAAACAATGGTACGTAACTACATAAATCAAGCAGGTTTAGAGAATAAAATCAAGTTTCACATCGGCAATGCGTTGGAGATTATTCCTACGCTTGATGAAACGTTTGATTTGGTGTTTTTGGACGCTGATAAAGAAAACTACGCCGCGTATTACGATTTGGTAATTGATAAACTTAGTACGGGCGGCATAATTGTGGCTGACAACGTATTGTGGAGCGGAAAAGTGCTGGATGAAAAAGAACTGGCAAAAGACGTTGAAACCAAAGCCCTGAACGAGTTTAACAAAAAAGTGCTGGCCGACCTACGTGTAGAAAACGTGTTAATGCCTGTGCGTGACGGGTTAAACGTTATCCGCAAAAAATAA
- a CDS encoding glyoxalase: protein MERLAPNLFVKDINASIEFYKSLGFLTVVTMPEAVPYDWAMLVNGSVTIMLQTMTSLGNTLPQIHREPGGSLLLYINMQNIQQFYDGFVYKDAILTSLETTFYGAVEFSALDPDGFVITFAENNN from the coding sequence ATGGAACGATTAGCCCCTAATTTATTTGTTAAAGACATTAATGCGTCTATTGAGTTTTACAAATCGCTTGGTTTCTTAACCGTTGTAACTATGCCCGAAGCTGTTCCCTACGATTGGGCTATGCTGGTGAACGGCAGCGTTACGATAATGTTGCAAACCATGACGAGTTTGGGTAACACACTACCCCAAATACACCGTGAACCCGGAGGCTCGCTGTTGCTGTATATCAATATGCAAAACATACAGCAGTTTTACGATGGGTTTGTTTACAAAGACGCCATTTTAACCAGCTTGGAAACCACCTTTTACGGGGCGGTTGAGTTTAGCGCGCTAGACCCTGACGGTTTTGTAATCACCTTTGCTGAAAACAATAACTAA
- a CDS encoding ATP-dependent Clp protease ATP-binding subunit translates to MEAKFSPRVKEVIQYSREEAIRLGHDYIGTEHLLLGIIREGEGKALQALRLLDVDLIRLKKSIEDNIRGTATGTTANLNNIPLTKQAEKALKITYLEAKIFKADVIGTEHLLLSILRDEDNVASQVLSQYGVTYEIFKAALEDNVPDVRNEFPADSPEDYYREEKKANEGKKPDSKSKTPVLDNFGRDLTKAGEEGKLDPIVGREKEIERVSQILSRRKKNNPVLIGEPGVGKTAIAEGLALRIIQRKVSRVLFNKRVVTLDLASLVAGTKYRGQFEERMKAVMNELEKSPDVILFIDEIHTIVGAGGASGSLDASNMFKPALARGDIQCIGATTLDEYRQYIEKDGALERRFQIVMVEPTSPEETVEILNNIKEKYEEHHSVTYTQEALAACVQLSNRYMSDRFLPDKAIDVLDEAGARVHLNNIHVPEGILDLERKIEDIKVEKNRVVKSQKYEEAAKLRDKEKQLIEQLDAEKARWEEETKTQKFTVTEEDVAEVVAMITGVPAKRIAQSEGLRLLKMSEELKGRVIGQDKAIEKLAKAIQRTRAGLKDPNRPIGSFVFLGPTGVGKTELAKALSRYLFDSEEALIRIDMSEYMEKFAVSRLVGAPPGYIGYEEGGQLTEKVRRKPYSVILLDEIEKAHPDVFNILLQVLDEGFLTDSLGRKVDFRNTIILMTSNIGSRQLKDFGQGVGFSTTAKSTATDTNSKSVIETALKRFFSPEFLNRIDDVIIFNPLTKEDIILILDIAVAKLEKRIESVGFKIKLTDSAKEFLADKGFDADFGARPLNRAIQKYLEDPIAEEILKHELAEGEVIEVSHEKDAEELKFGAAPKKESKRKKDTPAEEN, encoded by the coding sequence ATGGAAGCTAAATTTTCGCCCCGTGTAAAGGAAGTAATACAATACAGCAGGGAAGAAGCCATTAGGCTGGGGCACGACTACATTGGTACCGAACATTTGTTGTTGGGTATAATACGCGAAGGCGAAGGCAAGGCTTTACAGGCGTTGCGTTTGCTTGATGTTGACCTTATCAGGCTTAAAAAGTCGATTGAGGATAATATCAGGGGCACGGCTACGGGCACCACAGCTAATCTAAACAACATACCCCTTACCAAACAGGCCGAAAAGGCATTGAAAATAACCTATCTGGAGGCTAAGATTTTTAAAGCCGATGTGATAGGTACTGAACATCTTTTACTGTCAATATTGCGTGATGAGGACAATGTGGCATCACAGGTATTAAGCCAATATGGCGTTACCTATGAAATTTTTAAAGCCGCATTGGAAGATAATGTGCCCGATGTACGCAATGAATTTCCTGCCGACTCTCCCGAAGATTATTACCGCGAAGAGAAAAAGGCCAACGAAGGAAAGAAACCCGACAGTAAATCTAAAACTCCCGTGCTTGACAACTTTGGCCGTGATTTGACCAAAGCAGGCGAGGAAGGTAAGCTTGACCCCATTGTGGGCCGTGAAAAAGAAATTGAGCGTGTATCGCAAATTCTTAGCCGCCGTAAAAAGAACAACCCTGTATTGATAGGTGAGCCCGGTGTAGGTAAAACCGCCATTGCTGAAGGTTTGGCCTTGCGCATTATTCAGCGCAAAGTATCAAGGGTATTGTTTAACAAACGTGTGGTTACGCTGGATTTAGCCTCGCTGGTAGCCGGTACCAAGTACCGCGGCCAGTTTGAAGAGCGTATGAAAGCCGTGATGAACGAGTTGGAGAAATCGCCCGATGTGATATTGTTTATTGATGAAATACACACCATCGTAGGTGCAGGTGGAGCATCAGGTTCATTGGATGCTTCAAATATGTTTAAACCTGCGTTGGCACGTGGCGATATACAATGTATTGGTGCCACCACTTTGGATGAGTACCGCCAGTATATCGAGAAAGACGGAGCGTTGGAACGTCGTTTCCAAATAGTGATGGTAGAACCTACCAGCCCTGAAGAAACCGTTGAGATACTAAACAACATCAAAGAAAAATACGAAGAGCATCACTCGGTTACTTACACTCAAGAAGCCTTGGCAGCTTGCGTGCAACTGAGCAACCGTTACATGAGCGACCGCTTTTTGCCCGACAAAGCCATTGACGTGCTGGATGAAGCAGGTGCCCGCGTGCATTTGAACAATATACACGTGCCCGAAGGTATTTTGGACTTGGAGCGTAAGATTGAGGACATTAAGGTTGAGAAAAACCGTGTAGTGAAAAGCCAGAAATACGAAGAGGCTGCTAAACTGCGCGATAAAGAAAAACAACTGATAGAGCAGTTGGACGCCGAAAAAGCCCGTTGGGAAGAAGAAACCAAAACCCAGAAATTTACCGTAACCGAAGAAGACGTAGCCGAAGTGGTAGCAATGATTACAGGTGTGCCTGCTAAGCGTATTGCACAAAGCGAAGGTTTGCGTTTGCTTAAAATGTCGGAAGAATTGAAGGGTAGGGTAATAGGACAGGACAAAGCCATTGAAAAACTGGCCAAAGCCATCCAACGTACCCGTGCGGGATTGAAAGACCCCAACCGTCCCATCGGTTCGTTTGTATTCTTAGGGCCTACCGGTGTGGGTAAAACCGAATTGGCTAAAGCCCTTTCACGTTATTTGTTTGACAGCGAAGAAGCCCTGATACGTATTGATATGAGCGAATACATGGAAAAATTTGCCGTATCAAGGTTGGTGGGTGCACCTCCGGGATATATCGGTTACGAAGAAGGCGGACAGCTTACTGAAAAAGTACGTCGCAAACCTTACAGCGTTATTTTGTTGGATGAGATTGAAAAAGCTCACCCCGATGTATTTAACATACTGTTGCAGGTGTTGGACGAAGGCTTTTTAACGGATAGCCTTGGCCGTAAGGTGGATTTTAGGAATACCATTATCCTAATGACTTCAAACATCGGTTCACGCCAGTTGAAAGACTTTGGACAAGGTGTTGGTTTCAGTACAACAGCCAAATCAACAGCTACAGATACCAACTCAAAATCGGTGATAGAAACAGCGTTGAAACGTTTCTTCTCGCCTGAGTTCTTAAATCGTATCGATGATGTAATTATCTTCAATCCGTTGACGAAAGAAGATATTATATTGATATTGGATATAGCTGTGGCTAAGTTGGAGAAACGCATTGAGAGCGTTGGTTTTAAAATTAAACTTACCGATAGTGCTAAAGAGTTTTTGGCCGATAAAGGGTTTGACGCCGATTTTGGTGCCCGCCCGTTGAACCGTGCCATTCAAAAATACTTGGAAGACCCTATTGCCGAGGAAATTTTGAAACACGAGTTGGCTGAAGGTGAGGTAATTGAGGTATCGCATGAGAAAGATGCCGAGGAGTTGAAGTTTGGCGCAGCCCCTAAAAAGGAAAGCAAACGCAAAAAAGATACTCCTGCTGAAGAGAACTAA
- a CDS encoding peptidoglycan DD-metalloendopeptidase family protein: protein MRIENWLKALVCFWMVFTIPQIPLRAQIDEEEEETGDAEEHDGELDDEPDSTFEEYLSTIGYYFDTTLIPASNLYPVWDTKRIHVYDQDISQISDTTMVVLQDGGDCFFHPPCFGYVTSSFGYRQMRRRRKGRMHYGTDVKLYTGDPVYSTFDGVVRIAQYSSSYGYVVVVRHYNGLETIYAHFSKLLTKPGMVVRAGDPIGLGGNTGRSYGSHLHFEIRFKGIAFDATRIIDFETGKLNSDTIYIDKSFFPHLSKTKSSKSKKSKDKKDKKKKKGEDKSTEKGGAKYYTVRSGDTLSSIAVKHGTTITKICQLNGIKKNSILRPGKRLRVK, encoded by the coding sequence ATGAGAATAGAAAACTGGCTTAAAGCACTGGTATGCTTTTGGATGGTATTTACAATACCACAAATACCCCTGCGTGCCCAAATTGACGAGGAAGAGGAAGAAACCGGAGACGCCGAAGAACATGATGGCGAACTGGACGATGAGCCTGATTCAACTTTTGAAGAATACCTAAGTACAATCGGGTATTATTTTGATACTACCCTTATACCCGCATCTAATCTTTATCCTGTTTGGGATACGAAACGCATACACGTTTACGACCAAGATATTTCACAAATCAGCGATACTACTATGGTGGTATTGCAGGATGGCGGTGATTGTTTTTTCCATCCGCCTTGTTTTGGCTATGTAACCTCAAGTTTTGGTTATCGCCAAATGCGCCGCCGCCGCAAGGGACGTATGCACTATGGTACTGATGTGAAGCTGTACACGGGCGACCCTGTGTACTCAACGTTTGACGGTGTGGTGCGCATTGCCCAATACAGCAGCAGTTATGGTTACGTAGTGGTAGTGCGCCACTACAATGGGTTGGAGACGATATATGCCCACTTTAGTAAGTTGCTTACCAAACCCGGCATGGTGGTGCGTGCAGGAGACCCGATTGGGCTGGGCGGTAATACCGGACGTTCGTACGGTAGCCACTTGCACTTTGAGATACGTTTTAAAGGAATTGCGTTTGATGCTACCCGCATTATTGATTTTGAAACGGGTAAGCTAAACAGCGACACCATCTACATTGATAAGAGCTTTTTTCCTCACTTGTCAAAAACCAAGAGCTCAAAATCAAAAAAGAGCAAGGATAAAAAAGATAAGAAGAAGAAAAAGGGGGAAGATAAATCAACCGAGAAGGGCGGAGCAAAATATTACACGGTACGTTCAGGCGATACCTTATCATCCATAGCGGTGAAACATGGTACTACTATTACCAAAATATGCCAGCTGAACGGGATAAAGAAAAACTCTATCCTGCGACCGGGAAAGCGGCTCCGAGTCAAGTAA
- a CDS encoding phosphorylase, which yields MTNLSPSELIINPDGSIYHLHLCPGDIADTVFFVGDPERVAKVTKFFDRIELERHHREFVTHTGYIGNKRLSVVSTGIGTDNIDIVLTELDALVNIDFDSRQVKPELHSLNIIRLGTTGSLRRDIPVDSLLVSAHAVGLDGFMAFYDFAGNTDLLNELKHNAPEIFNLCVPYAANATLELPLGNEFGKGITLTCPGFYGPQNRHVRLFSTLFGLFEKMDKVNYNGFRLSNMEMETAGIYAMADILGHKAISVNAILANRVTNEFSKNPEKIVEQMIEKVLTTI from the coding sequence ATGACAAATCTCAGCCCTTCAGAATTAATCATCAACCCTGATGGTTCTATTTATCACCTGCACCTTTGCCCCGGTGATATTGCCGATACTGTTTTTTTTGTGGGCGACCCTGAAAGGGTGGCTAAAGTAACTAAGTTTTTCGACCGGATTGAGCTGGAACGCCACCACCGCGAGTTTGTTACACACACGGGATACATTGGTAATAAACGCCTATCGGTAGTTAGCACTGGGATTGGGACGGATAACATTGATATTGTGCTTACCGAGCTGGATGCGTTGGTGAATATTGATTTTGACAGCCGGCAGGTGAAACCTGAATTGCACAGTTTGAACATTATACGTTTAGGGACTACAGGCAGCCTGCGACGGGATATTCCGGTGGATTCACTGCTGGTATCGGCCCATGCGGTGGGGTTGGATGGCTTTATGGCTTTTTATGATTTTGCGGGAAATACTGATTTGTTAAATGAGTTGAAACACAATGCCCCCGAAATTTTTAACCTGTGTGTGCCGTATGCCGCTAATGCTACATTAGAACTTCCGCTGGGGAATGAATTTGGTAAAGGTATCACCCTTACCTGCCCCGGGTTTTACGGCCCGCAAAACCGCCACGTGCGTTTGTTTTCAACCTTGTTTGGCTTGTTTGAGAAGATGGACAAAGTAAATTATAACGGTTTCCGCCTATCAAACATGGAGATGGAAACAGCGGGTATATACGCTATGGCCGATATTTTGGGGCACAAAGCCATATCGGTTAATGCCATATTGGCCAACAGGGTTACAAATGAGTTTTCTAAAAACCCTGAAAAGATTGTGGAGCAGATGATAGAGAAGGTGCTTACTACTATTTGA
- a CDS encoding energy transducer TonB encodes MKTNKGRTAIITLSLLLISLVSLYFYLRQENKSLAEKLNTVAAPHLYSGIDTLKKESKTTLDTTDTTSKDKKNKERVVMDILDPLYDPSDPLYPEPDSIYSEPVLYSEPPVDNSNNIFTIAEQMPEFIGGETAFKTFIAQKIVYPEIAVEMGVEGNVFLGFVVNKDGSISDIKMLKTPHESLTNEAIRVLKLTNKMWNPGKQNGNLVRVEMRVPIKFRLN; translated from the coding sequence ATGAAAACAAATAAAGGTAGAACTGCTATTATTACTCTAAGTCTGCTTTTAATAAGCTTGGTATCGCTATATTTTTATCTTAGGCAAGAAAACAAATCACTTGCAGAGAAACTAAATACAGTAGCTGCCCCCCATTTGTATTCCGGTATTGATACTTTAAAAAAAGAAAGTAAAACAACGCTGGATACTACCGACACGACTTCAAAAGACAAAAAGAACAAGGAAAGGGTAGTGATGGATATTTTAGATCCTCTTTATGATCCATCTGACCCGCTTTATCCGGAGCCTGATTCTATATACTCTGAGCCTGTATTATACTCTGAACCCCCTGTTGATAATAGTAATAACATTTTTACCATCGCTGAACAAATGCCTGAGTTTATTGGTGGTGAAACTGCCTTTAAGACTTTTATAGCCCAAAAAATAGTGTATCCTGAAATTGCTGTTGAAATGGGAGTTGAGGGAAATGTTTTCTTGGGGTTTGTAGTTAACAAGGATGGTAGCATTAGTGATATAAAAATGTTGAAAACCCCTCATGAGTCTTTAACAAACGAAGCTATCCGAGTGTTGAAACTGACCAATAAGATGTGGAATCCCGGAAAACAAAACGGCAACCTTGTTCGCGTGGAAATGCGTGTCCCCATAAAATTCAGATTAAATTAA